The window AGCATCATTAAGGTGCTTCTGCAGTTCCCGAACGATTGCAATCGAGTTCCCAGTGCCGGAGAAGTAGTAAAGATTCATAATTCATAATCCTTCAGAAATGGGTGTTTGTCAGTATTCATGAATATTCCTCTTCATCACCCCTCCGGTAAAGGCAGACTGCGGGAAAGAGTAAGACTACTTCCCGGATACCGTGATGTCACCCACCTGAATCCAGGGCAGTATCTCGCTTCCGAAGTCGATTCTCTCTTTGGAAATTCGCCTGATGTTCTTGAGAACCCTGCTGAGATTACCGGAAATCATGGTTTCCCTGACAGGGTAGAGTATTTCACCATTCTCAATATAGTAACTGTTCTTGCATACTCCAGAGAAATCTCCGTTATCACTCGGGTTGCCACCTGAGAACCTGCACATCAGAATTCCTTTTTTCACAGAGGAAACCATCTCCTCAAAAGAGTGTTTTCCAGCATCGATTATATACGCATCGCCACTGTTCACTGCTTTCGGTTTTCCTGTTTTGTTCGCGCCGTAAAGACTGAGGAGGAAGGTTTTCAGCACACCCTTCTCAATAATGGTACTGTTCATGGCTTCGTACCCGTCCGCAGTGAAGAAGTATCCATCAGCTATCTCATCGGATACCGGCCTTGAGTGAAGGGTCAGTTGCGGATCGGCAATCGGTTCATTAAGGGAATCCTTATAGATTGAAGTCCCGCTGATAAGTGGATAATCACTCAGAAACATGGTGATATAGGATAAGAAATCATCCATACAATCAGGTGTAATGATAATATCACCTGTGAACTTCCCCGATATCTCCTTTGTGCTGATCTGTTCAGTGGATTGTCTCATGAGGGTGTCGATAGAACCGTATTCACGAAGTTCCATGTCGAGATTCCCCGATGAGAATCCCGAGTAGTTGAAGGAGGATATTTCCGAGCCATCCTTTGAAGTGAATATGGGGGAGAAGTTGTAGATACCCCGTGAGGATTCGAAATAGACTCCGTTCGAATTACGGAAGTAGCTTTTCTTTGATACGAAATCCAGAATAGCCTGCTCGAGTATCAGGGACGGATAGGTTTCACGGCTGTATTCAAGAAAAGCGGTAATCCTGTCATACATCAGATCGAGATTCGATTCCGATTCCCCTTTTTGAAATACCTTCGAGGGCTGCAGTTCCGAGATGTCGTTAGCGCTGTCAGCTTCAGAGGATTCAGCCAGATCATGTACTTCCTGTACAGCCCTGTCTATTGATTCCGCATCGGTCTTGTTTAAGAAGATCGAACCCTTTTTATCGTCTATTATCCCCATCATGTATAGAGATGTGTCAATAGTTGTTCTCAGAAGGCTGATCTCTCCGCCATCCACGTTGAATTCATCCTTGCTGCTGTCTCGAAGTGCGCATTGAGCCTTTTGAATACCGGTCTTCAGCATGGCTTCAATACAGTAGTCCAAGATGTCTTTTCTGTTACTCATTACCTGCCTCCGATATTTACTCTGCATTTAATTGACGGACCGCCCATACCCACCGGAATAGGTTGCTTCTTGCCGCACATTCCAGCGCATGTCCATTTCATCTCATCCGATACTGCAGTGACCGTCTTGAGCATATCGAATGCTATTCCAGAGATAGTAGTGTCTCTGATAGCTTTTCCCAGTTTGCCGTTTTTGATCTCGTAACCCTGAATAATACCGAACATGAACTCACTGGTGGAATCAGCTTGTCCATTGCTCGGTTTCATGAGGTAGTATCCGTCCTGAACCGAGGAGATCATGTCTTCGAGTTTGCTCTTCCCCGGAAGAATTGCTGTATTCCTCATTCTGATAATAGGTTCATCACTGAAACGGTAAGCCCGAGCGTTTCCTTTCGGTTCGTCATCGAACAGGATTGAAGTCTCCTTGTTGTGCATGAAGCGTTTCAGGACTCCTCCATCGATAAGCACGACATCTTTTGCTTCGGTACCTTCATCATCGACGAATACCGGTACAGGGCAGAGCTTTCCATAAGCTGAATTCGCGAAATCGACCATCGTTATAAGCGGGCTTGCAACCTCCTGATTAAGGTAATCGCCGGCTATCGATCCCCCTCTAACACCATCGGCTTCAGTTGTGTGTCCTATTGCCTCATGAGCGAGGATCCCAGCCACGTCGGCATCAAGGATGCATTCCTTTATCCCGGCATCAGGGTATATCCCTTCAGCTTTCCGGCGGAGGTGGCTGTAATACTGATCCATCTGCTCAAAAAGTAAATCCGGGGTGGTGAAGACATCCTCGAACTGTCCCGGACCACCATAGATGTCGAATAACTCAATCAACTGGCCATCGCGTTCGGTAGACATCGAGATATACATGATCGACTTTGGCGTCATCGAATAGGCTGAAGATCCATCTGAGGTCAGAAGTGATTTTTCCATATCAAGAAGTCCCAGAGCAACCGTTCTTGAACTTATCTCCTTGAATTCATGCAGTATTCTGGAATCGATTTCCCTGACAAAATCGATAATATCCTTCTGCGATTTTCTGGCTTTTGTGGTTGAGTAATCACGAATACCATTCCCCAGTGTCACAGGCAGTGATTTTCCGCCTTTGTTCTCCCTGCTGCCAAGGAACTTGGCATTCCTTGTAGCAAAGGCTATTACCTTCCTGATGTTCTTATCATTTATCTCAGGATCGGAAGCGAATCCCCATACTCCGTTACTGTAAGTTCTCGCGGAAACTCCGCTGGAAGAGGCTCTGCTGTTGCCCATTACATCACCATTTACGACAGCGATATTGACTGAACGATTTTCCTGGACGCGAAGCTCCGTGTATTCAGTGAACAGGTTTGAATAACCGCAAAGTTCTTTTGGAATCATCGGACATCCTTCCTCTGACTGTATTCAATATTTGAGAGGCATTATCTGTGATGAATGCCCTTCGGTATTTTCAATGTAAGTGAATTATACAAAACAAATGCAAATCGCAAGTGATTAAAACCATAACAGGTTGATGTTCCCGGACTGTCCGGATTGAATCAAACATGTGTTTGAGCATACTTCATGAAGATGCCAGGCTCTTCGATCGATGCCACAAGAGCTTCCAGGCCAAGTTCTTTCTCCAGTTGTGCGGATATAATAGCTCCGTAACGGTACCACAATCGTTCGCCAGAGGACATGGCGGCAAGAGTAGCGCTGATCTCACCATCAGTCAGTGACTCCTTTTCGGTAATTGAATCGCAGATATTCCAAAATCTCATCATGATATTCAAACATCTTACAGGATCGTAATAGAATCTGTAATCATCATTATCTTCCAGATGACCCTCTGCTTTTCTCCTGTTATAAGCAGAATGGACTGCCATACCTTCCATCTGAGTCATGAAGAAGATCAGATCGAGCAGACCCTGGACGGTGCGCAGACTTTTCCGGATGGGCGGCATCGTGCGAAATGAGAGAAATCCGAGATGATGAACCTCATGTGTCAGGTAATACCCGACATCGTCCGGATGGTTGATGAAATGCTGATGAGAGATATTGATGGCTACATCAGGTGGAGCTACGATCCCGATGTCGTAACCGGCCACAAAGAATATTTTACCGGATAACCGTGTTTTCCCTGGGAGATACCGAAGTGCTTCTTTGGAATACTCGATGATATCATTATAGCGATTCTCCCATTTTTCCATCAGAAGATGTGCTCCGTTTCTGTCAGGAATATTCTCAAGCACACCTGAAAGAAGGATATCTCCATCCGGAGAGGGATTTCCGCTCAATATCTGATGGCGAATGAGAGCATCGAAAGCTGGTAATTCAAAGAGACCGGCAGGGAAGCTGTCCGGATCGGATTCCAGTATTCTCCTTGCGAAGTTCCAGTCCGGAGTCATACTGAACATCGGTTTGTCCCGAATAACGTGAAAATGTACTCTTCTATCATCTGACCTCTTGTGCAGTATTGTTAAGCTCTGTCCGATACAATGATTATACAAAATCTATCTATAACCTCTTTGCCCGGAGAGTGTGAGCGGTTATCTTCTTTCTCCGGGTACTTCAACAGATGAATGAAACGAGGGTCATGAGCAGAATTCTGCTGGTCAATCCGCAGTCAGCAATCGGCGTATACGACAGGAGCAAGATCAGGGTTGCTATTACAGCTGCTCCGTTCGTAACACTGGCAAGTCTGGCCGGAGCGCTTCTGTCCGCTGATCATGATGTCAGAATTGCTGACCTGATGATTGAAAGGGATCCCATTCGAGCATATCGGGATATCCTCAGTTCTTTCAGACCTGAGTATGTTGGAATAACATTCACGACTCCGCTTTACAGCGAGGCTCGTGAACTGGCTGATATCGCTAAAAATATCATTCCTGATGTCGTGACAATGTGCGGAGGCATACATGCGACCTCCATGCCCCGCGAGGTTCTTGAGGAGAGCCGATTCGATATCGTGACTATCGGTGAGGGTGAGAGGACTATTGTTGACATTTGCGGAGGGATGGAGTGGAAGGATATTTCAGGTATAGCTTTCGGAACCGGTACTGACTACACGATAACGGTCTGCAGGGAGATGATCGCTGATCTTGATGATCTTCCATATCCCGCCTGGCATCTTCATAATCTTGAGTACTATTATTCCCCGCATATTGCCTCGCGTCAGAATCCGGTCGGGTACATGGAGACAAATCGAGGGTGTAATCATTTCTGCACATTCTGCAGTCAGAACGTTTTTGGACATGAAGTACGTTCTAAATCATCTGAACGGGTTGTTGACGAAATGTTCCGGATGCTGGAGGCGGGTTTCAGGGATATTCATGTTAAGGATGATAATTTCACTGCTGATATTGAGCGAGCTAAAGAAGTATGCAGGCTTCTTATTGAAAAACGTTTTCCCGCTCCATGGGCGCTTCCCACTGGAGTTAATATCCATGATGTTGACAGCGAGTTTTTTAAACTCGCAAAAAGGGCTGGCTGTTACCAGGTTTCGTTCGGAATTGAAAGCGGAGTTGAGCAGATTCTTAATAACGTCAACAAGTACCAGTCACCTGAGAGAATAAGGAATGCAGTGACTCTCGCCCATGAGGCCGGTCTTGAAACTGTTGGGTTTTTCATGATCGGGCTTCCCGGAGATACTGTTGAGACCATAAATGAGACCATAAAATTCGCAAAGAGTCTTCCACTTACTTACGCAAAAGCCTCCATGACTCTTCCGTTCCCTTCGTCGGCACTTTTCAGACAGATCGATAAGGAGGGCAGAATACTTTCCAGGGACTGGGACAGGTACAATTTTCATTCAACAACCGAGGTATGGGAGCACGAGAACCTCGACTGGGATACAATACAGCATTACTATGCCTTATTCCACAGGAAGTTCTATTTCCGCCCATCATATATATGGAAGAGATTCTGGAGAGATATCCGAATGGGACAGCTTCTTGATGATATCCGGGCTGTTTTAAAAAATGATTGGTCAGGCTAGAAGCCATGGTGGGATTCTTTCTTCGAAACTGGGCTGTTATCCTTCTTTCAGCAATGATGATTCTTCTTATTACATTGCTGTTCGATACTTCCTGGCCTGTTGCGTATGTTCAGGTATTATCGGTACCTTCCGGTGCCGAAATATCGGATGGAGAGGGTTTCTACTGGATAACACCTGCCCGGATACCTGTGCAGCATGATGGTTTGAGTGTTACTTTAACATATCCTGGCCACGTGCCTGTAGACGCTTTTCTCGTTCCGGACATGTCATGTGAGAAAGTTATTATTCACCTTCCTTACCAGTTCTCAGTGGATCTTTCAAGTGAGCCTTCCGGAGCTTCAATTCAACTGGATGGCTCATTCTGCGGGTACACTCCCGCGCGGGTATTTCTTAATTCTCCGGGGATTCATCAGGTTATTCTGGTTGTTGATGAAATGATTGTTCTTGAAGACAGTTTCTCTCTTCTCTCCAATACTCCACGCAGTTTTCACTGGGTTCTTCCTGAACAGTATTCAGATGATCTGATACTGGTCCCTTCCGGAGCTGCCGGTACCGTGCGGTTATCCAGCATAAACGAACCTGTAGATACACTTGCAGCGTATCTGATCTCAAGATATGAAGTAACTAACTCTGAATTCCTTAGATATCTCAGTGAGCTGGAAGAATCCCCTGTGAAAGACACATCAAACCGGTGGGGGAGAACTGATACGATTGAAGAGATCTTCCAGGGTGACTATCCCATACCATTTGATATCAGTCCTTCGGGAGAATGGGCTATTAGGGATGGACTTGAAGAGTATCCGGTAACAGGACTTTCTTTCAAGGCTGCTGAAGCGTACTGCATGTGGCTTTCTTCTAATGATACTCTGGGGCTGTTATACAGACTTCCTGAAGAGGAAGAATGGCTCGCAGCTGCGATTGCCGGAGGATCGGGACCCTGGCCATGGGGTTCGAGGAGACCTGACGGGAGCCTGCTTAACCTGTCTGACAGTAATGAAGAACTTCTCATGAGACACCCTTCCATAGAGGACGGTTTTACTCATGCAGCGCCAGTCGGAAACTATCCGGCAAACGCGTGGGGGCTCTATGATACAGCAGGAAACGTCTGGGAATGGTGTCAGCCTGTGCATCCGGATTCTTCTCCTGTTGTACGAGGCGGGAGCTGGCTATCCTCAATGGAGGACTGCAAATGTGAGGCAAGATTGCGGCCGGAACCAGGGCTTGGGTATCCATACATCGGTTTTAGGATAGTCGCATCATTTAATAATTGAATAATATTAAACTTCCCTCTTTTCAATGACTCCTGACTGTATTATTGATGAATGGGGTTGTTTTCCGATTGCACGGGCTTTGTTTCTACTTATTCAATGAGGGGCAGATATGAAATTTGACATCTCTGGAGAAGCACTTCTCGAGGAACAGGATTTATCCAGTATTCCTGAAGCGCTGATGAAGATCGCTGAAAAGTATCCTGAGAGAATTGCATTCAGGGAACCGGACAACCAGGGCAATTACCGATCAATAACATTTCATGATCTGCGAAGGAAAATTGACTCCCTAGCCAGGGCCCTTCTTGACAGAGAGGAAAAGCCGGTCGTGGGAATTACCGGCATGAACAGCGTTGCCTGGGCTATAACATATCTCGCTACGCTGAGAGCGGGAGGCATAGTCGTTCCCATTGACAGAGAGCTTCCTGTACCTGAAATGCTTACAATTCTGCATTATTCAGGCGCGAATATTATCTTTTTTGATGAAAAATACGCGGACGATTTTATTGAAATACTCTCCAGCCGTAATATCAGGATGGTTGCGATGAACACCGCGCACTGCAAGGGAATTCCGGTATTCAATGACCTGATCCGTGAAGGAGCCGGAAGTTCAGTTCATCTGCCGGATACATGGGATTGTGATGCTCCGGCTTCCATCTGCTATACATCCGGAACTACAGGTCAGGCTAAGGGTGTTGTACTGTCTCAAAATAACATTCTCTCCAATGTCAAACAGATGAGACAGATAGTAGATATTTCCATTGATGATGTCTTCCTTTCGATTCTTCCGGTACATCATACATTTGAATGCACATGCGGTTTTCTGTTTCCGGTGACAAACGGATCAACGATTTACATCTGCAGAGGTATCAGGTATGTGGCTGAGGATATGGCGAATTCAAAGGCGACAATTCTGATGGCTGTACCACTGCTGTGGGAAGCCATGTACAGAAAAATATTCGGAGCGATTCAATCCATGAAGGGCGGTCCGCTTAAATATCGCCTGGGACTTACGATTGCCTCAGTGGGTGAGGTTCTCGGAAGAAGAGGAATCAGAAAGAAAGTATTCTCGAAGGTTCACGATAAACTTGGCGGAACCATGAGGCTTTGTATTTCCGGAGGAGCCGGCATCTCTCCGGATGTAGTTGATGGTTTTCTGAAACTTGGGTTTCCCTTCATTCAGGGGTATGGCCTCACTGAAACCGCTCCGATTATATCCGTTAACAGGGAACAGGCAAACAGAATCGGTTCGGTGGGACCGGTTCTTCCAGGAGTTTCAGTTAAAATCGAAAACCCTGATATAGAAGGAAATGGAGAAATCATTACCAGAGGACCAAATGTAATGAAAGGGTATTTCAACAATCCGGAGGCTACCGCTGAGGTTCTTTCTGATGACGGATGGTTCAGAACGGGTGATTATGGCCACATTGATGACGATGGGTATTTGTTTATAACCGGTCGGAAAAAGAACGTAATCATCGCGAAGAACGGGAAAAACGTTTATCCTGAAGAAATTGAGCTGAAGATAGGTCAGGATCTCAATATCCTTGAATGCATGGCTACCGGAAAGAAGACAGAAGCCAAAGGTGAGGAGATATGGCTTATCATCGTACCGAACATGGAGAAATTCATTGAATACGCTGAAGAAAGCAACTTCAGTCTCACAACTGAATATCTTGCTGAATACATGAAGAAAGTTGTACGTGATTTCAATTCATCTCAGCCAATATACAAACGTATTGCGCGATTCATCATCAGAGAGGACGAATTCCCCAAGACAACCACCAGGAAGGTTCGCAGGAAGGAAGTTCTCAGAGAAGCCGGACTTGAGGAAGAAGTCTCTTACAGGGTATAGCTTGAAGCGACCCGGTCTATTATATACCAATTTGGTCGGAAATATTGTTTTTCCTGAAAGAAAGGCGTGAAATGACTGATGAGGTAAGAAGGTGCGCCCGGTGTATTCTTCCTGAGAATTACCCGAATATTGATTTTGATGAGAACGGTGTCTGCAGGGTCTGCAGGGAATATGATGAAAAGTACTCCGGAATAGACTGGGCTGCAAGAGAGAGAAAACTGGCGAAGATGATGGATCGATACCGGGGTAAGGGCAAGGGTAAATATGACTGCATGGTCCCTTTCAGCGGAGGTAAGGATTCAACGTATTGCCTCTGGCTCCTGAAGTCCAGGTACGGGATGACTCCTCTTGCATTCAATCTGGATAACGGATTTGCCGAGGAAGGAGCCCAGCTCTTCGTAAAAAGCGGGGCTGACAGGCTGGGTGTTGACCTCTACACTTATTCCCCCTCGAAGGAGTTCCTTTACGAAGTATACGGTCACTCACTGCGCCAGACAGGTGAATTCTGCTCTGCATGTGTTGTACTTATTCCCACAACAATATTCAGGATAGCAGACATCCACGGGATAAGGCTCATAGCAGGCGGATTCAGTGACATCACCGAGGCTCCACCTCCTGAGTACGCATACATGGACAGAGTCTGCTTCTGGAACATCATGAAGGACCGGTTCTCCAGGAAGAGCCTGGCCTGGGATTTCTTCTTTCCAAGCTGGAAGAGGATGTTCGGAGTGAAGTACTTCAACCTGCCGGATTACATCGAATGGGATCTTCCCATGATCTACGAGACCCTCAACAGGGAGCTGGACTATAACAGGTCCATGTCCGATATCAGATACGATTGCCTGGGTACACCACACTCCAGTTATCTGTTCAGGAGAAAAGCGGGCTTCGGCAAGTACGAGTATCTCTATTCAAACATGATAAGAGCGGGAGTAATCGATAGAGAGGAAGCTCTCGCTATAGTAATGGAACGGGAAGCATTCAAGCTACCAGAGGGTTTTGAGGAGTTTGTCAGTAAATTCGGAACCGACTGCTCCATTCTCGAGGAGACGAAGGACAAAAGCGTGTTTGATTTCCCCGGGAGGAAGAAGGGAATCCGGAATCTCGCCATAAAGATTCGGGAAATGCTTCCCTGAAAGCACATAGTGGTATTCTAGAAAATCGGGCTTCGGAGTTGGCGATTAAAAAACCAGCATCGTGAGATATTAATTATTCTGATCTCCGGGCATTTTGTTAATTACAGACTGTATAATATGATACGAGCTTCAATTCGTTTTCATCTATATTATTGGTGGTTTATTCTCGGAGGAGCGGAGATACTCCTGCGGAAGCAGGAGACAACCACTTGAATCATCAATATACAGGGTATTTACCGCATTCGTTAAATAGCATATTATGCGGGCCAGGGTAGCGAATCGAATGTCTTGGAATTATACTATATGATGTGGTGGAATATTACTGAATACAGAACATATGGTATAAAATGAACAAAACACAGGATCTCGCTGAATTCAGCTCGGTTTACGATGAGAGCAAAGTCAAAACACTTTCCTCAATTGAACATATACGCCTTCGAACCGGTATGTATATCGGTCGTATTGGAGACGGATCTCATCCAGACGATGGTATTTATATCCTCTTCAAGGAGGTAATAGACAATTCGGTTGATGAATTTATCATGGGATGCGGGAAGCGTATCAAAGTCAGGCAGGGGAACGGTTCTCTTTCCGTGCGGGACTATGGCAGGGGAATTCCGTTGGGCAAGCTGGTTGAATGTGTTTCGAAGATCAATACAGGAGCCAAGTATAACACGGATGTCTTCATGTTCAGTGTAGGACTGAACGGAATCGGAACCAAGGCAGTTAACGCATTGTCAGAGCGTTTCAGGGTGGTAGCCTATCGTGACGGTGAATATCGGGAGGTTGTATTCTGCAGAGGAGAGCTTAAGAGTGATGTAACCGGCACCACCACAAAGAGGAACGGGACTCTGGTGGAATTCACGCCTGATACAGAAATCTTTGGAGACTACGCGTTCAGGGAGGAGTTCCTGCAGGATAGATGCCAGCACTACGCGTATCTGAATGCCGGACTCAAGATTCAGATGGATGGACAGACATTTATATCCGAAGATGGTCTGAAGGATCTGCTGTACGATGAAGCAGGTGATACTGCAATATATCCGGTGATATTCTTCCGAATGAAAACATTGGAGTTTGTCCTTACTCATACAACTGATTTCGGTGAGAGGTATCTGTCTTTTGCCAATGGACAGTACACTTCCAGCGGAGGTACTCATCTTTCGGCATTCAAGGAGGGCGTAACCAAGGGGATCAATTCCTTCACAGGTGAAAGCTATTCGGGTCAGGATGTTCGAGAGGGAATAATCGCCGCGATTTCAATTCGACTGAAGGAGCCGGTTTTCGAATCTCAAACCAAGACCAGGCTTGGTAACAGTGACATCAGGGGATGGATAGTAAATACGGTCAAGACCGAACTCGAACAGCATCTTCACAGGAACCCGAAAGATGCTGAAATCCTGGTCAATAAAGTTAAGACAAATAAGAAAGTACGCACAGAACTCAGCAACGTGAAGAAAAAAGCCAGACAGCAGGCCAAGAAGATCGCTCTGAGAATTCCAAATCTGAGGGATTGCAAAATCCACCTTGGCGACTCCGATCCCAGGGCGGAGGAAAGCTCAATATTTCTCACTGAGGGGGCAAGTGCTGCCGGAAGCATTATTTCAAGCCGGGACGTGTATACGCAGGCTGTTTTCGCCCTGAGAGGCAAACCGCTGAACTGTTACGGCCACCGTCAGGACACTGTTTACAAGAACGAAGAGATTTACAACATCATGAGAGTCCTGAATATTGAGAATGATATCGAAGGACTGAGGTATAACAGGATAATTCTCGCTACAGATGCTGATATCGATGGAATGCACATCAGAAATCTGCTGCTTACTTTATTTCTGCACTTCTTCGAAGGCCTTGTTTTTGATGAGCACCTGTTCATTCTGTCGACACCGTTATTCCGTGTCAGAAACAAGAAGGAAACGTTATACTGCTACAGCGAGAAGGAGCGGGACAAAGCGATTGAGAAGATTGGCAGGAAAGCTGAGGTCACACGATTCAAAGGCCTAGGTGAGATATCACCAAAGGAATTCGGTCAGTTCATTGGCCCGGATATCAGACTTGAGCCGGTTCGAATAACCCGCCTGAAAGAAATACCTGACATGCTAAGATTCTACATGGGCAAGAATACTCCGGAAAGACGCGCATTCATTATGGAGAATCTCATATGAGCGATACCAGCCTGAAGAAGCTATTCAACAGAAATTTCCTTGAATATGCTTCTTACGTGATAAAGGACAGAGCCATACCAGATGATGCTGATGGACTCAAGCCGGTCCAGCGCAGGATACTCTGGTCCCTGTTCGAGATGGACGATGGAAGGTTCAGCAAGGTTGCCAATGTCATCGGTCACTGCATGAAATACCATCCCCACGGTGATCAATCCATAGGAGACGCGCTGGTTTCACTCGCGAACAGAGGCTTTTTCATCGAGCGTCAAGGGAACTTCGGGAATATTTTTACAGGTGATCGGGCTTCCGCGCCAAGGTACATTGAGTGCAGGCTTACCGATCTTGCAAGAGAAACCCTCTTCAACAAGAGGATAACGGATTTTTCCCCGAGCTATGACGGCAGAAACAGTGAACCTCTTTTATTACCTGTTAAACTTCCTGTTGTTCTCCTTCTAGGCGCTGAGGGTATTGCGGTTGGCCTGTCGACACGGATCCTGCCTCACAATTTTCAGGAAGTTCTGAAGGCTCAGATTGCGTGCCTCCGGGATCAGGAATTCGAGCTGTTTCCCGATTTTCCTCAGGGTGGAAGAATTGACGTAACAGATTACGATGACGGCAGGGGAAGGTTAAGAAACAGAGCCAGGATAGAGAAGCAGGGTCAGAAGAATCTTGTTATCAGAGAACTTCCATGGGGTACGACGACCGAATCGATAATCAGCTCGATTGAACTGGCCGCAAACAAGGGTAAAATAAAAGTAGCATCAATTGATGACTACACAACAGATTCGGTCGAGATCAATGTAAGGCTTTCCAGAGGAGTCGATGCCGAAGAAGGGCTCAAACTGCTTTTTGCGCATACTGAATGTGAAAAGCCGCACACTTCAAATATCATTGTCATTCAGGATGGATATCCGGTTGAGACTAACGTTACAGAACTCGTCCATTACAGTACCGGCAGATTGATAGAGATTCTGAAGCTTGAATTGAAGCTCGAACTGGACGATTTCCGGAACAGGCTTCACTGGCTTGATCTCGAGCAGATATTTATTGAGAACAGGCTCTACAAGAGTATCGAGGAATGCACATCCTGGGAGAACGTCCGTGACGCGGTGAGAGGCAGTCTTAAGCCTTTTATTGAAAAACAGATGATAGAGGTTACGGAAGAGGATATTGACAAGCTCCTATCTCTTAAGATTCGGAGGATATCAAGGTTTGATATCGAGAGTCACAGGGCAGAGATGAGCGATATCAAGAAGAAAATGAAGAAAACCAGGTTTCATCTTCGCAATATTGTTGAATTCGCGGTAGACTATCTGGAACGGCTTCTTGAGAAGTACGGAAAAGGCTATCCCCGCAGGACCAGCATTGAGGATTTCAGCAATATCGATGTCAAGAAAGTTGCTATCAGGCACCTGAAAGCGGGATTCAACCCCGAGACCGGATTACTTGGTACTTCCATCAAGGGTGAGAAGGCATTCAATGTTTCCGAGTACGACAGGTTCGTGTTTTTCCTGAAAAATGGGACCTATAAAGTTGTACCGGTCCAGGACAAATATTTCATTGACGGCGAAATACTCTATTGCGGAGTGCTCGACAAAAGTTTAATCTTCACAGCTGTTTACCAGCAGAAGAATACCGGAATTGCTTACATCAAGCGTTTCTGCGTGGAGAGCTTCATACTTGACAAGGAATATCGATTCGTTCCCGAAGGGGGGAC is drawn from Candidatus Aegiribacteria sp. and contains these coding sequences:
- a CDS encoding DNA topoisomerase IV subunit A, which produces MSDTSLKKLFNRNFLEYASYVIKDRAIPDDADGLKPVQRRILWSLFEMDDGRFSKVANVIGHCMKYHPHGDQSIGDALVSLANRGFFIERQGNFGNIFTGDRASAPRYIECRLTDLARETLFNKRITDFSPSYDGRNSEPLLLPVKLPVVLLLGAEGIAVGLSTRILPHNFQEVLKAQIACLRDQEFELFPDFPQGGRIDVTDYDDGRGRLRNRARIEKQGQKNLVIRELPWGTTTESIISSIELAANKGKIKVASIDDYTTDSVEINVRLSRGVDAEEGLKLLFAHTECEKPHTSNIIVIQDGYPVETNVTELVHYSTGRLIEILKLELKLELDDFRNRLHWLDLEQIFIENRLYKSIEECTSWENVRDAVRGSLKPFIEKQMIEVTEEDIDKLLSLKIRRISRFDIESHRAEMSDIKKKMKKTRFHLRNIVEFAVDYLERLLEKYGKGYPRRTSIEDFSNIDVKKVAIRHLKAGFNPETGLLGTSIKGEKAFNVSEYDRFVFFLKNGTYKVVPVQDKYFIDGEILYCGVLDKSLIFTAVYQQKNTGIAYIKRFCVESFILDKEYRFVPEGGTAVFFTHENEMKLDFWFERTKRMRKRKDDCLISEYRVTSEGAIGVQLCGKKIISSIKGASIDDDTTAEEGEPVADLSEEENVIPEEDAVTEAPGSTQPVSPEKIDQKTEEYHRRVSEVLKQAEEIVTPDDDEESVDLFGAIPIDTEDNT
- a CDS encoding AMP-binding protein, with the protein product MKFDISGEALLEEQDLSSIPEALMKIAEKYPERIAFREPDNQGNYRSITFHDLRRKIDSLARALLDREEKPVVGITGMNSVAWAITYLATLRAGGIVVPIDRELPVPEMLTILHYSGANIIFFDEKYADDFIEILSSRNIRMVAMNTAHCKGIPVFNDLIREGAGSSVHLPDTWDCDAPASICYTSGTTGQAKGVVLSQNNILSNVKQMRQIVDISIDDVFLSILPVHHTFECTCGFLFPVTNGSTIYICRGIRYVAEDMANSKATILMAVPLLWEAMYRKIFGAIQSMKGGPLKYRLGLTIASVGEVLGRRGIRKKVFSKVHDKLGGTMRLCISGGAGISPDVVDGFLKLGFPFIQGYGLTETAPIISVNREQANRIGSVGPVLPGVSVKIENPDIEGNGEIITRGPNVMKGYFNNPEATAEVLSDDGWFRTGDYGHIDDDGYLFITGRKKNVIIAKNGKNVYPEEIELKIGQDLNILECMATGKKTEAKGEEIWLIIVPNMEKFIEYAEESNFSLTTEYLAEYMKKVVRDFNSSQPIYKRIARFIIREDEFPKTTTRKVRRKEVLREAGLEEEVSYRV
- a CDS encoding type IIA DNA topoisomerase subunit B: MNKTQDLAEFSSVYDESKVKTLSSIEHIRLRTGMYIGRIGDGSHPDDGIYILFKEVIDNSVDEFIMGCGKRIKVRQGNGSLSVRDYGRGIPLGKLVECVSKINTGAKYNTDVFMFSVGLNGIGTKAVNALSERFRVVAYRDGEYREVVFCRGELKSDVTGTTTKRNGTLVEFTPDTEIFGDYAFREEFLQDRCQHYAYLNAGLKIQMDGQTFISEDGLKDLLYDEAGDTAIYPVIFFRMKTLEFVLTHTTDFGERYLSFANGQYTSSGGTHLSAFKEGVTKGINSFTGESYSGQDVREGIIAAISIRLKEPVFESQTKTRLGNSDIRGWIVNTVKTELEQHLHRNPKDAEILVNKVKTNKKVRTELSNVKKKARQQAKKIALRIPNLRDCKIHLGDSDPRAEESSIFLTEGASAAGSIISSRDVYTQAVFALRGKPLNCYGHRQDTVYKNEEIYNIMRVLNIENDIEGLRYNRIILATDADIDGMHIRNLLLTLFLHFFEGLVFDEHLFILSTPLFRVRNKKETLYCYSEKERDKAIEKIGRKAEVTRFKGLGEISPKEFGQFIGPDIRLEPVRITRLKEIPDMLRFYMGKNTPERRAFIMENLI